From Triticum urartu cultivar G1812 chromosome 2, Tu2.1, whole genome shotgun sequence, a single genomic window includes:
- the LOC125540855 gene encoding DIBOA-glucoside dioxygenase BX6-like — translation MPSTESAAGEAWDRRRELQAFDDTKAGVKGLVDARVTVLPPIFRHSPESLEGITSSNHDAAAIPTVDLSAAPREHTVALVRRAAGTVGFFQVVNHGVPAELMAGMLEGVRRFNEGPTEAKQAIYSRDQARKVRFASNFDLFSSAAANWRDTLFFHLAPDPAPSQDLPEAVRDVVTEYGKAVTKVALFVLELLSESLGLSSDHLRDMGCAENLNAVCQYYPPCPEPHLTWGTKRHTDPGFLTVLLQDGMGGLQVLVDRKTWMDVPPVPGAFIINIGDLLQLVSNDQFRSVEHRVLANKSKDTARVSVASFFNTDMERSTRLYGPITDGHNPPIYRSVTARDFIATFNRVGLDGRSLDHYRLEQDTPTPAVEACE, via the exons ATGCCTTCCACCGAATCGGCCGCCGGCGAGGCATGGGACCGCCGGCGTGAGCTGCAGGCCTTCGACGACACCAAGGCGGGCGTCAAGGGCCTCGTTGACGCCAGGGTCACGGTCCTCCCACCCATCTTCCGCCACTCGCCGGAGTCCCTCGAGGGCATCACGTCCTCAAACCATGACGCCGCGGCCATCCCGACCGTCGACCTATCGGCCGCACCGCGCGAGCACACGGTCGCCCTGGTGCGGCGCGCGGCCGGGACGGTGGGCTTCTTCCAGGTGGTGAACCACGGCGTGCCGGCCGAGCTCATGGCCGGCATGCTGGAGGGGGTGCGCCGGTTCAACGAGGGACCCACCGAGGCGAAGCAGGCCATCTACAGCAGGGACCAAGCTCGCAAGGTGCGTTTCGCCTCCAACTTCGACCTCTTCTCGTCCGCGGCGGCCAACTGGCGCGACACCCTCTTCTTCCACCTCGCTCCGGACCCGGCACCTTCCCAAGACCTGCCCGAGGCTGTCAG GGACGTGGTAACGGAGTACGGCAAGGCGGTGACCAAGGTGGCGCTGTTCGTGCTGGAGCTGCTGTCGGAGTCCCTGGGCCTGAGCAGCGACCACCTGCGCGACATGGGCTGCGCGGAGAACCTCAACGCGGTGTGCCAATACTATCCGCCGTGCCCGGAGCCGCACCTCACCTGGGGCACCAAGAGGCACACCGACCCGGGGTTCCTCACCGTCCTCCTGCAGGACGGCATGGGCGGTCTCCAGGTGCTCGTCGATCGCAAGACCTGGATGGACGTCCCTCCCGTGCCCGGCGCTTTCATCATCAACATCGGCGACCTTCTCCAG CTTGTCAGCAATGACCAGTTCAGGAGCGTGGAGCACCGGGTCCTGGCCAACAAGAGCAAAGACACCGCGAGGGTCTCCGTGGCGTCCTTCTTCAACACCGACATGGAGAGATCCACGAGGCTGTATGGCCCCATCACCGATGGGCACAACCCGCCGATCTACAGGAGCGTCACGGCTCGGGACTTCATTGCGACGTTTAACCGCGTCGGCCTCGATGGTCGCTCGCTCGACCACTACCGGTTGGAACAGGATACTCCCACGCCTGCTGTGGAGGCGTGTGAATGA